A region of the Calditrichota bacterium genome:
GCGCGAGAGGGCTTCGATAGCGTCATGATCACAGTTCGACCCGGGGAAGATGACGACCCCCCACCGGGTTCGGGCATGCACTGGCATTTGGCGACTTATCAGTAATGGAACGCGGCCTGGCTGAGGAGGGTCGGCTATGCTGCCCGGAGGGCATTGATGATGTTCATTCGAGCGGCCCGTATAGCCGGAAGGAAGCCCCCCAGAAATCCCATGGCAACACCGAAGAGAATACTCCCGATGACGATTCCCGGCGATAGCGTGAATCCAAAGACGATCTCCGAGAAACTGTTGAAATTCATAGTCGAGAGTTTCACCAGCGAGAGGCTCGAAGCCAGCACCACACCAAGCAGCGCGCCAACCAGCGAAATCAGCATCGACTCAGCCAAGAAGACCGCCAGAATGCTGCGCCGCCGAAAGCCGAGACTGCGCAGCGTCCCAATCTCGACCGTTCTACCGGCAACCGCTCCATACATCGTGATCATCGCGCCCAGCGTCGCTCCGGCGCTGAAGACAACGGTCACAAAGATGCCCAATATGCGGATGAAGGTGGCCAGTTCCTGCGACTGCCGCGCAAAGTATTCTTTTTCCGTAATAGCCTCAAATTGCTTCAACCGGACATCCTCATCGAAAGCGCGCAGGATTGCCGGCAGACTTTCCCGACGGTCGAGTTTCAGCGTCAGCGACGAGCAGGTATTCCCGCGCTGAAAGGCGCTGCGCAGTTGATCTGCATCGCCCCACATCTCGGAGTTGAAGCCACCGCCGCACTCGAACGTCCCGACCACCTCCCA
Encoded here:
- a CDS encoding FtsX-like permease family protein — encoded protein: MAVPYLYAIQNLRHRKTTIAATVAGVALVVFVFSAVLMMSNGIDSTLASTGSEDNVIITRKGANGEIASIVTGDVRAIATSLPQVARTPEGEPIASAEPVVVINLNKASGGMSNVTVRGVSSHVSALRPGFRIIRGRAFNPALRELVAAEEIVKRFPGGDIGSKVKFAGDLWEVVGTFECGGGFNSEMWGDADQLRSAFQRGNTCSSLTLKLDRRESLPAILRAFDEDVRLKQFEAITEKEYFARQSQELATFIRILGIFVTVVFSAGATLGAMITMYGAVAGRTVEIGTLRSLGFRRRSILAVFLAESMLISLVGALLGVVLASSLSLVKLSTMNFNSFSEIVFGFTLSPGIVIGSILFGVAMGFLGGFLPAIRAARMNIINALRAA